The sequence TGCCCCGACGCCGACCCACCATCGGCGACGATCTTACCGACCACATCGGACGGATCGGCGACATCGGCAACGCAGACGTGGACGCCCAAGGCACCGAGCGCACGGGCGTGGGAAGCACCCATACCGCCCGCCGCACCGGTGACCAGGACGACGTCCGGGTACTCAGACATGACGCGACCCACCGTCGACGGCGATGCTGTGCCCAGTCACGTAGCGGGCGCTGTCCGAGAGCAGGAACAGCAGCACACCGGCCACCTCTTCGGGCGAGCCGATCCGGTGCAGCGGCACGGCGTCGAGCGCCTTGGCCAGCGCCGGGGCATCGTCCTGGATCCACCGCGTCATCTCGGTGTCGATGTAACCGGGCGCGATCGAGTTGACGCGGATGCCCTGGTCCCCCAGCTCGACGGCAAGCGACTCGGTGAGATGCGCGACGGCAGCCTTCGAACTGCAGTAGGCACCGCGGCCCTTGCGCACGCGCACCGCCGACACCGAAGACATGTTCACGATCGCGCCGCCGGGTTGCATGTGCTTCGCGGCGGCCTGCGCACCGAACAGCACACCCTCGACATTGACCGACAACGTCGCGCGGATCTGCTCCGGCGTGATGTCGGGGATCTCGGCGAACGGGAAGATCCCGGCGTTGTTGATCCAGAAGTCGATCCGCCCGAACTCATCGATAGCCCGCTGAGCGAGCGCGAGATGGTCTTCGGCCTTCGTCACGTCAAGCGTCGCGGACACGATCCGGCCGGGCTTGGCCTCAAGGGACGTCTCACCACTCAGTTCGGCCGCGGTGGCAGCCATCGCGTCCCCATCGATGTCCCCGCCGACGACATCGACCCCGCGCGTGGCGAGCGCGGCGGTGAACCGGGCGCCCATCCCGCGGGCAGCACCGGTGACCACGGCGACCTTGCCGGGAAACTCGGGGTACAGCGTGGTGACCGGCTGGTGCAGGACCCGCCCGGGACCGGTGGGCTCGTGGGTCGTCATCGTCGTTTCTCTCTTTCGTGGTGGGTCAGGAATCGCGGTGCACGGTGCGCCGCCGGACACGCCAGCCGTCGCCGGTGCGGACCAGCTCGTCCTCGAGGACGGTCAGCCGCACGAGGTGCGTGCTCGCAACGATCTGCAGGTAGGCATCGGCGCGCAGCGTGTCCGGGGTATCACCCGGCCGGACGTGGATGGTGCTGATCACATGCCTGAGCGTCTCCCCGGAAGCGGCGAACCGCTCGGCGAACGCGGTCAGCTCGTCGGTGCCGGCGGCAGGTTCGGGGTAGGTCGGCGAGTGAAACTCGCCGTCGGAAGTGAAGGTGGCGGCCCACTCGGCGCCGCGGCCGGAGTCGATGGCGTGACTCTGCCGGCCGTAGAGCTGGTGCACGGCCACGACGTCTTCGGTCGCCACCATCGGAACCTCCGTTGTTCCCACTCGCCAGACGTGCTATATTCGCACGCAGTGTGCGAATATGTGTAGGACAGTAGGTCGCCACTTTCGTGTCGTCAAGGGAGCCGTGTGTGGAATCGACGCTGCCCGCGTCCGGGACTTCGAAGACGCTGCACCACGGCCTCCAGGTACTGGAGCTGCTGGTCCAGCACCCAGGGGGCCTGACGCTGACCGAGATAGCGGACGGAATCGGCGTGCACCGCACGGTCGCGCACCGCCTGGTGAAGACCCTGGAGGCGCACTACCTCTGCCGCCGCGACCGCTTCAAGCGCATCTCGCTGGGAACAGGGCTGGTCCGCCTGGCCGAACCGGTGGAGCAGGACCTGCGCACCCTGGCCCGCCCGGTGCTGGAGGAGCTGACGGACTCGGCCCAGGCATCAGCGCACCTGGTCGTACGCGAAAACGCGGACCAGGTCCGCATGCTGATGATCGTCGAGCCCAGGCAAGCGGCAATGCACGTGGCATTCCGCTCCGGCCAGCTCGACCCGATCGGCCGAGGCTCAGCAGGCCTGGCCCTACTGGCGGCGGGTCCCCCGGTGGAGGGCGAGCGCGAAGAGGTGACGTTGGCGCGCGAGCGAGGTTTCGCGGTGTCGAAGGGCGAGATAGCCCCGGGTATCACAGGCATTTCGGCGGTAGTCCACACCGGACGCGACCACCCGGAGACGAGCATCGGGTTATCACTCTTCGAAGCCCCGGACCCGGACGAGCTGGGAAGGCTTGTGGTAGCGGCAGCGCAGCGGTTGAGCGCCCAACTCGGCTAAGGCCCCACCGAAGCCCAGACCCCCTCAACCACGAGCCAAAGCCTCCGAAAGCGAATGAGCCTCCCGCAGCAGCAACGCGCCCAGCTGCGGAATCCGGTCGGCACCGAACCGGTGCGCCACACCCGTCAGCGTGAGCGCCCACCGCGGCGAGCCCGCCTGGTCGAAGACCGCCGCCGCGAGTCCCCAGCTGCCCTCGACCACCAACCCCGGGTTCACCGAATAACCCTGCTTGCGGGTCGCCGCGATGTGCCGCCGGATCTCGCCGGCGGCGTGCTGCGGCCCGTAAGCCGCGAGATCGGCCCGGCCGAGATACTCATCAACCTCCCGATCAGGCAGATGAGCCAACACAACCATCCCAGCCGACACGACCCCCAGCGGAAACCGCGCACCCTCGAACAGCACGTGACTCCGGATCGGAAACGCCCCATCCTCGCGGATCAAGCAAATCGTCTCCTCCCCCCGCCGCGCGGAAAAGAACGCACTCTCCCCCGTAGCCAACGCAAGCCGCCGCACGACCGGCAGCGCAACCTCCGTGACGTCATACCGCCGGGCAGCGGCCACCCCGAGGAAGTACAACTCCGGCCCGAGCACCCAACGATCGGCCTCCCGCTCGACCAGCCCCACCCCCTGCAGCGACATCAGCAGCCGATGCACCGTCGGCCGCGGCAGCCCCGCCTCGCGCGCGACAGCGGTCGTCGTCGCGCCACCAGGCTCGTACGCGGCAACCGCGCGCAAAGCCCGGTGCGTCCGGCCGACAAGATCCGCGGGTGCGTCCACTCAGTGAACACTACCCCATCGAAAACGACCACGAGACGAACAATCCGCTGGTAGAACGCGTTCACTGGTTGACCGCACCGGAAACCCCATCGTCTGATGACCGGCATGGACAAAGTGTTCGCTTCGGCCGGGGAAGCCATCGCCGACATCCCCGACGGCGCCACCCTCTCCGTCGGCGGCTTCGGAATGTGCGGCGTCCCCACCACCCTGATCGCCGCCCTCTTCACCGCCGGAACCACGAACCTCGAAGTCGTCTCCAACAACGCCGGCGTAGACGGCTGGGGCCTCGGAATCCTCCTCGGCGCAGGCCGCCTCCGCCGCGTAGTCGCCTCCTACGTCGGAGAGAACAAGGAGTTCGCCCGCCAGT is a genomic window of Amycolatopsis lexingtonensis containing:
- a CDS encoding SDR family NAD(P)-dependent oxidoreductase, which produces MSGGAPCTAIPDPPRKRETTMTTHEPTGPGRVLHQPVTTLYPEFPGKVAVVTGAARGMGARFTAALATRGVDVVGGDIDGDAMAATAAELSGETSLEAKPGRIVSATLDVTKAEDHLALAQRAIDEFGRIDFWINNAGIFPFAEIPDITPEQIRATLSVNVEGVLFGAQAAAKHMQPGGAIVNMSSVSAVRVRKGRGAYCSSKAAVAHLTESLAVELGDQGIRVNSIAPGYIDTEMTRWIQDDAPALAKALDAVPLHRIGSPEEVAGVLLFLLSDSARYVTGHSIAVDGGSRHV
- a CDS encoding nuclear transport factor 2 family protein, whose product is MVATEDVVAVHQLYGRQSHAIDSGRGAEWAATFTSDGEFHSPTYPEPAAGTDELTAFAERFAASGETLRHVISTIHVRPGDTPDTLRADAYLQIVASTHLVRLTVLEDELVRTGDGWRVRRRTVHRDS
- a CDS encoding IclR family transcriptional regulator is translated as MESTLPASGTSKTLHHGLQVLELLVQHPGGLTLTEIADGIGVHRTVAHRLVKTLEAHYLCRRDRFKRISLGTGLVRLAEPVEQDLRTLARPVLEELTDSAQASAHLVVRENADQVRMLMIVEPRQAAMHVAFRSGQLDPIGRGSAGLALLAAGPPVEGEREEVTLARERGFAVSKGEIAPGITGISAVVHTGRDHPETSIGLSLFEAPDPDELGRLVVAAAQRLSAQLG
- a CDS encoding IclR family transcriptional regulator, whose protein sequence is MDAPADLVGRTHRALRAVAAYEPGGATTTAVAREAGLPRPTVHRLLMSLQGVGLVEREADRWVLGPELYFLGVAAARRYDVTEVALPVVRRLALATGESAFFSARRGEETICLIREDGAFPIRSHVLFEGARFPLGVVSAGMVVLAHLPDREVDEYLGRADLAAYGPQHAAGEIRRHIAATRKQGYSVNPGLVVEGSWGLAAAVFDQAGSPRWALTLTGVAHRFGADRIPQLGALLLREAHSLSEALARG